Within the Catalinimonas niigatensis genome, the region TTTATATAATATATGAAGGCTGACCCCACCATCATAGCTAAACTTTTTAGCGTTTTTCTGCCACTTATGCTCCCCTGGTTGCTAAGTTGCCAAACACTCAACAACCCACCTCCTACTGCTGACAAAGGACAGTTGGACCTGCGCAACTGGAACTTCACGACACGGGGAAAAGTAAAATTAAATGGTGAATGGATCTTTTACTGGCAAAAGTTTCTGGTAGAACTTCCAGTTAATCTGGACACTCCATCCACCTCAACTTACTTGATCAACTTACCTTCTGCCTGGAACAGCTACGAAATAAATAGTCAGGCTTTACCAGCACAAGGTTATGCCACTTATCACCTCAAAATTTTACTCCCTGAACAGCCGTCGGAATTAGCCATCAACATTCCCACTGCTGCTACAGCCATGGCATTATATGCTAATAATCAACTTATCTATGTGTCTGGTGAAGTGGGTAGCAGTGCTACAGAGGTGAAGGCAGCTTATGCTCCGGACTTTGTACATCTCCCTATAACAGGAGACACCTTAAACCTCTATGTACAGGTATCCAACTTCCATTACTATAAAGGTGGAGCCTGGTCTCCTTTTATTTTGGGTAACAGGACTGATATCAGAAGAGATTGGCTGTTGGATAGCGGGGCAGAATTTTTTCTGGCAGGCTGCATATTTATTATGGCACTGTATCATCTGGGATTTTTCTTCTTCAGAAGGGAGGAATACAGTCATCTCATATTTGGACTAGCCTGTCTTCTTATTGTATTGAGGGTACTTTGCACCGGACAGTATTTGATCCGTTATTTATTGCCTCTCAACTGGGTGTGGACAGTAAAGCTGGAGATGCTAAGCTTTTATATGTTTGTCCCTCTGTTTCTGACTTTTCTTTTATCTCTATTTCCTAAAGTAATTCCCCAACGGCTATCCTGGCTGGTTTGGTTGAAAAGTAGTATCACGGCCATTTTTGTAGTGGTCACTCCTCCTCTTATTTTTTCCTATACCATCATTCCTTACCAAATACTTACTGGGGTACTAAGTCTTTTTGTCTTGTATAAGTTGTTCAGAAATTTCAATAAGCATATACCCGGGCAAAAGATTCTACTCATAGGATTATTGGCTTTCTTTCTGACCTTTATCAACGATGTTTTATATGCCAACAACATCATTTCTACCGCCTATATCATTTCTCTGGGCTTGCTTGTCTTTATCCTGGCGCAGTCTTTTCTTTTGTCCCAGCGGGTATCTCTGGCAATTCATGGTTTGGAAAATGTCAATCAAACTTTATCGCAGCAAAACGACACTATCCATAACCAGAATAATGAACTGACCCGCCTCAACAAAGAACTGGATGTATTCGTCTACCGTACTTCGCATGACCTTAGGGCACCGCTAAGCTCTACTCTGGGCCTGATAGAAGTACTGCGTATGGAAGAAGATCCTAAGAGGTTTGGTAAATACCTGGATATGCAGGAAAAAGCCCTCAACAAACTGGATGGATTCATTCAGGATATTCTGGACTACTCCAGAAATACGCGGCTGGAACTTGTGAAGGAAAAGATTGACTTTAAAACACTGTTGGAAGAAGTGTTTTCGCTTTATCAACATCTCGCTAACTTTGATCAGGTGGAAAAGAATGTCGAGATAGATCAGGCACATGATGTGTACGGGGACAAAAAACGATTAGTCATTATCTTCAACAATCTGGTATCCAATGCTTTTCGTTACTACAACCCTCAGCAGGAACAGCCCTACATACAAATCACGATTACCACCGGCAGCGAGCAGGTAGAAATTATTGTTCAGGACAATGGATTAGGTATCGCCGAAGAGCATCAGACTAAAGTATTTGAGATGTTTTACCGGGCCAGCAACAGTGCCAAAGGCTCCGGCCTGGGATTATTTATCGTCAAGGAGTCTGTGAATAAGATGAAAGGCAGGATACAACTAAAATCAAAAAAAGGTGAGGGGACTACGTTTACTATCATTCTACCCAATCATCAGGAAGCTGTTCATTAGCTACTCCTCAAACTCAAACATACTCTACAAAAACCTGACTTAATCTGGCAAATACCTCACAAGCCCCACAAGTAAGCAAAAACATATTTCCTCTTTAAACACTTATAATTTATGTCTATCTAAATAAAACGATTTACAATACTCATATGCGACAACTTATCTTTCAGGTACCCAGAGGACAAGGAGAGCAGGTTTTGGAAGTAGCCAAGACTTACAAAGGGGTTCATCTGAGTCGTTTTGAGGCAAAAAATGAATCTGAACCTGTTGAAATAGCCATCGTACATATAGCCAACAGCCGTGTGGAGGATCTGTTACAGGAACTGGAATCTGTTCCGGACTTACAGGTGAGTTTATTTCCACAAGGAGTAATCACCCTAAAGCCACCTCCTTCTGAGGCTCCGGATCAGGTCATAGACGTAAAACAACGGAGTCCTCTGGAGGTTTTTCTATCCGGTTTGCAAAGCGTAGGCTCCTGGTGGGGTTTTCTCAGCTATGCTGCGCTTGCAGGTATAGTCGTATGGATAGGACTTTTTACCAATACCAGCTATTTGCTTGTAGCGGCTATGCTGATTGCTCCATTTGCCGGCCCGGCGATGAATCTTGCCATTGCTACCGCACGTGGAGACAGTAAGCTGGTAGGAAGAAGCCTGATACGCTACTTTTCGGCTATTGCTGTCACTGTGGCAGTATCTGCTCTGCTAAGTTGGTTGCTACAACAACAGGTGGCTACCCAGATGATGATTGACATCAGCAAGGTATCGGCTGTGTCAGTGCTCTTGCCCCTTGCGGCAGGTGCAGCAGGTGGCATTCATCTGATACAATCTGAGCGCAGCAGCCTGGTGTCTGGAGCAGCAGTAGGCCTGCTGGTAGCTGCCTCTCTCGCTCCACCTACAGGTATCGTAGGGATGGCCCTGGCCATGCAGCGCTATGACCTAATCCAGGGAGCTGCATTTTTGCTGCTGATTCAATTGGCAGGCATCAACCTGTCGGCTACGCTGGTCTTCCGCCTGAGAGGGATGTCTGTGGAAGGTGCTCGTTATAAGAGAGGCAAGAAACGTTTATTCCCCATTAGCCTTACCATTACTGTGTTGGCTCTGGGAGCTTTGTTGCTCTGGCAATTCAGCAATCCTCCGGTTTTGCAACGCCCCAGCACAGCACAGGAAGCCCATGCCGTAGTGCAAAACGTGGTAGATCAGGCTCAGGAGGTTTTTCTCGTTGATGCCAATATGAATTTTACCCGTGCTCAGATTCCCGGGCAAAACACCTTACTGTGCCAGGTGTATGTACAGAAAAAAGCGGATGTCGCGCTTGCCGACTCTGTGATCCAGGCAGACCTGAGAAGTCGCATACGGGAAAGTTTGATGGAAGAAGGGTTCAATATCACCCCTCTTATTCAAGTCAATGTTTTTGATTCCCCTGAAGAATAAGGAATTATTTCACAAATTCCAGGTCTATGGTACGGCGGTCCATATCCGTTTTGAGGACCCGCACCTTCACTTTATCACCCAGGGCGATGATGCGCTTGCGCCGCTGCCCGATAATGCGAAAGTTCTTGGCATCATATTCATAGTAATCATCCTCAATCTCCGACATTCGCACCATGCCTTCGCAATGGGTTTCTATCATTTCTACATAGACGCCCCATTCCGTTACTCCTGATACGATGCCATCAAACACCTTATCCAGACCAAACTGTTGCATATACTGCACCTGCTT harbors:
- a CDS encoding sensor histidine kinase; the encoded protein is MKADPTIIAKLFSVFLPLMLPWLLSCQTLNNPPPTADKGQLDLRNWNFTTRGKVKLNGEWIFYWQKFLVELPVNLDTPSTSTYLINLPSAWNSYEINSQALPAQGYATYHLKILLPEQPSELAINIPTAATAMALYANNQLIYVSGEVGSSATEVKAAYAPDFVHLPITGDTLNLYVQVSNFHYYKGGAWSPFILGNRTDIRRDWLLDSGAEFFLAGCIFIMALYHLGFFFFRREEYSHLIFGLACLLIVLRVLCTGQYLIRYLLPLNWVWTVKLEMLSFYMFVPLFLTFLLSLFPKVIPQRLSWLVWLKSSITAIFVVVTPPLIFSYTIIPYQILTGVLSLFVLYKLFRNFNKHIPGQKILLIGLLAFFLTFINDVLYANNIISTAYIISLGLLVFILAQSFLLSQRVSLAIHGLENVNQTLSQQNDTIHNQNNELTRLNKELDVFVYRTSHDLRAPLSSTLGLIEVLRMEEDPKRFGKYLDMQEKALNKLDGFIQDILDYSRNTRLELVKEKIDFKTLLEEVFSLYQHLANFDQVEKNVEIDQAHDVYGDKKRLVIIFNNLVSNAFRYYNPQQEQPYIQITITTGSEQVEIIVQDNGLGIAEEHQTKVFEMFYRASNSAKGSGLGLFIVKESVNKMKGRIQLKSKKGEGTTFTIILPNHQEAVH
- a CDS encoding DUF389 domain-containing protein, translating into MRQLIFQVPRGQGEQVLEVAKTYKGVHLSRFEAKNESEPVEIAIVHIANSRVEDLLQELESVPDLQVSLFPQGVITLKPPPSEAPDQVIDVKQRSPLEVFLSGLQSVGSWWGFLSYAALAGIVVWIGLFTNTSYLLVAAMLIAPFAGPAMNLAIATARGDSKLVGRSLIRYFSAIAVTVAVSALLSWLLQQQVATQMMIDISKVSAVSVLLPLAAGAAGGIHLIQSERSSLVSGAAVGLLVAASLAPPTGIVGMALAMQRYDLIQGAAFLLLIQLAGINLSATLVFRLRGMSVEGARYKRGKKRLFPISLTITVLALGALLLWQFSNPPVLQRPSTAQEAHAVVQNVVDQAQEVFLVDANMNFTRAQIPGQNTLLCQVYVQKKADVALADSVIQADLRSRIRESLMEEGFNITPLIQVNVFDSPEE